From Sporosarcina sp. Te-1, the proteins below share one genomic window:
- the spoVT gene encoding stage V sporulation protein T, whose amino-acid sequence MKATGIVRRIDDLGRVVIPKEIRRTLRIREGDPLEIFTDRDGEVILKKYSPISELGQFAKEYAETLYETLGTPALISDRDEMIAVSGLSKKDYLNRQLSPDIEDVLAGRNMVMEKMEKSVEWVPGQVEQVKSYCIMPIVAGGDTIGAVYLLSKVHFLGEAEQKAAETAAHFLAKQMEQ is encoded by the coding sequence ATGAAAGCAACAGGTATCGTGCGTAGAATTGACGATTTAGGCAGGGTAGTTATCCCGAAGGAAATCAGAAGAACCCTACGCATCCGCGAAGGAGATCCGCTAGAAATTTTCACAGATAGGGATGGGGAAGTCATTTTAAAGAAATATTCCCCAATATCCGAATTAGGGCAGTTTGCAAAAGAGTATGCGGAAACGTTATATGAGACACTTGGTACCCCGGCCCTTATCAGCGATCGGGACGAAATGATCGCCGTATCCGGATTATCGAAAAAAGATTACTTGAACCGCCAGCTATCACCGGACATCGAGGACGTTCTGGCAGGTCGCAATATGGTGATGGAAAAGATGGAGAAATCCGTCGAATGGGTTCCAGGACAAGTCGAGCAGGTAAAATCGTATTGCATCATGCCGATCGTGGCGGGCGGCGATACCATCGGCGCTGTCTATTTACTCTCCAAAGTCCATTTCCTCGGCGAAGCTGAACAAAAAGCTGCTGAAACGGCCGCCCATTTCCTTGCGAAGCAGATGGAACAATGA
- a CDS encoding ABC transporter substrate-binding protein produces the protein MKKTVKPLFILMMLFAIVLAGCSSKKVDEKTDGNSDKASESITITGSNGDVTLKKPAKKVVVLEWTYAEDLLALGMQPAGMADIQEYHNWVNIDAELSKDVADVGGRQEPNLEAIAALEPDLIIGVSFRHDNMIAELEKIAPTVIFNPYPEDESIDLYKEMTTTFHEIAKAVGKTDKAAEVMSDLDKKYEEAKAEIDGADLKTKDVILTLAYSGPQAPEIRVFTPNSMASQIIEKIGLKNVHVPDQFEVFGSSTFNVEGLTKYEDANYLNIVQNNDDVYEKQLKGNPVWQNLNFVKEGRLYELGGDTWPYGGPLSAETLLNKIVDTMVAK, from the coding sequence ATGAAAAAAACGGTAAAACCGCTATTTATATTGATGATGTTATTCGCGATTGTACTTGCAGGGTGCTCATCCAAAAAAGTAGATGAGAAGACAGACGGCAATTCAGACAAAGCAAGTGAGAGCATTACAATCACAGGTTCTAACGGGGATGTCACCTTAAAGAAGCCGGCAAAGAAAGTGGTCGTGCTTGAATGGACATACGCAGAGGACCTTCTGGCGTTAGGAATGCAGCCGGCCGGAATGGCGGATATCCAAGAGTATCATAATTGGGTGAACATTGACGCGGAACTTAGCAAAGATGTGGCAGATGTTGGCGGTCGCCAAGAACCGAACTTGGAGGCAATTGCTGCACTGGAACCGGATTTGATCATCGGCGTAAGCTTCCGGCATGACAATATGATTGCGGAGCTTGAAAAAATCGCACCGACTGTCATTTTCAATCCGTATCCAGAAGACGAATCAATTGATCTATACAAAGAAATGACAACAACATTCCATGAAATCGCGAAGGCTGTTGGTAAAACGGACAAAGCGGCCGAAGTAATGAGTGACTTGGATAAAAAATATGAAGAAGCAAAGGCGGAAATTGACGGAGCAGACTTGAAAACAAAGGACGTCATTTTGACACTTGCTTATTCAGGACCTCAGGCACCTGAGATCCGGGTTTTCACACCGAATTCCATGGCTTCCCAAATCATTGAGAAAATTGGTTTGAAGAATGTCCATGTGCCAGACCAGTTCGAAGTATTTGGTTCCAGCACATTCAATGTGGAAGGGTTAACGAAATATGAGGATGCCAATTACCTCAATATTGTACAAAACAATGATGATGTCTATGAAAAGCAATTAAAAGGAAATCCGGTTTGGCAAAACTTGAACTTTGTCAAAGAAGGGCGCCTATATGAATTAGGCGGCGATACATGGCCATATGGCGGTCCACTTTCGGCTGAAACGCTGCTCAATAAAATCGTAGATACTATGGTTGCCAAGTAA
- a CDS encoding GNAT family N-acetyltransferase, with translation MHIKTKRLLIREFEFKDWQAVYAYTSNINVMKYIPEGVFTERDAKEFVSKNTGDDAEKFPVVIIAEDIVIGHIIFHKYFGEHTYEIGWVFNPKYQNRGYASEAAKAVLEYGFKEMNLHRIIATCQPENIPSYRVMEKVGMRREGFFKKCIPNGNEWWDEYYYAILAEESNEQ, from the coding sequence ATGCACATAAAAACAAAAAGGTTATTGATAAGAGAATTTGAATTCAAGGATTGGCAAGCTGTATATGCGTATACGTCAAATATTAATGTTATGAAGTATATACCTGAAGGAGTTTTTACTGAAAGAGATGCAAAAGAATTTGTAAGTAAAAACACAGGTGATGATGCCGAAAAATTTCCTGTAGTAATAATAGCAGAAGATATTGTTATAGGGCATATTATTTTTCATAAGTATTTTGGTGAACATACTTATGAAATTGGATGGGTTTTTAATCCAAAATACCAAAACAGAGGGTATGCTTCTGAAGCAGCAAAAGCCGTCTTGGAATATGGATTTAAAGAAATGAACTTACACAGGATTATAGCTACATGTCAACCTGAGAATATTCCTTCATACCGCGTTATGGAGAAGGTTGGAATGAGAAGGGAAGGCTTTTTTAAAAAATGCATTCCTAATGGTAATGAATGGTGGGATGAATACTATTACGCCATTTTAGCAGAAGAGTCAAATGAACAATAA
- a CDS encoding permease prefix domain 1-containing protein, with protein MKQIDQLGNSIFARLCRKEGKKLKQELRSHLLVTVRDLKEDGKSEQEAFTLAIDRFKAENKGPLTKFQLQKKFAKWLLCSAILLVLVGLFFAANLFMRDKSYGETTAMMEHLGQIYLTKDDFTFEDKLALQEVVQRNSKWFDNISYFAFRKEAEAEGTSEKLFSQGIEGIGESRMMKINYNNHRYVEWEYKTYDYMQNGYLYYIFLVISSVIFILWGAVRIYNRKCLKAFVLTWK; from the coding sequence TTGAAGCAAATTGATCAACTTGGTAATTCCATATTTGCCCGTTTGTGCAGGAAAGAAGGAAAAAAGCTGAAACAAGAACTGCGTTCACATTTATTAGTAACTGTTCGAGATTTAAAAGAAGATGGAAAATCGGAGCAAGAAGCATTTACTCTTGCTATAGACAGGTTCAAAGCGGAAAACAAAGGTCCATTAACAAAGTTTCAGTTACAAAAAAAGTTTGCGAAATGGCTTCTTTGCTCAGCAATCCTATTAGTTTTGGTAGGTTTATTTTTTGCGGCTAACTTATTTATGAGGGACAAATCGTACGGTGAAACAACAGCTATGATGGAACATTTGGGACAAATATACCTAACAAAGGATGACTTCACTTTTGAAGATAAACTTGCATTGCAAGAAGTAGTTCAACGGAATTCAAAGTGGTTTGATAATATTAGTTATTTCGCATTTCGTAAGGAAGCTGAGGCAGAGGGTACAAGCGAAAAATTATTTAGCCAAGGAATAGAAGGCATCGGGGAATCACGTATGATGAAAATAAATTACAATAATCATCGGTATGTGGAGTGGGAATATAAAACTTATGATTATATGCAAAATGGATATCTCTATTATATTTTCCTCGTTATCTCAAGTGTTATATTCATTCTTTGGGGCGCAGTCCGTATTTACAATCGGAAGTGCTTGAAAGCTTTCGTTTTAACATGGAAGTAA
- a CDS encoding MFS transporter — protein MSNLLINADFKKIWFHNLSKILSERFRELLIPIIVLGLSGSPLMTSFVLMAQRIGSILFSIPIGTWIEKRNPVLVSSFCNCVYAVLLFLLAYLIVIDVSDLFVIGSILFLMGLLSLVSNITLSAMVPKIVGRQSLLSANNLFEAADAIVTFFGPALGGIILAKYGPSSTLIICAILVLISSLCISLVKYRTIRAETNERPKKGNEKLKKFLQESYEGVKYLYANDSQIASTISALALGFSTTFIVLTVIIHSESTLRFSEEFIGILLSCAGIGNIIGVLIMKKFKKTNWLHFLSTLMIVSSLGILLLTSHSFIAMCVGMIIFDGALSMAFVVQITVQQGITPDHLIARVRSAIYVLGGIVTMLATLLSGLISEWNSTGALVFGLLVLLVNGLFIVKYKRQGVAMDRISPIYASKVPMKK, from the coding sequence TTGAGTAATTTGCTAATTAACGCTGATTTTAAAAAAATATGGTTTCATAATTTATCGAAAATCCTAAGTGAACGTTTTCGCGAGCTGCTTATACCTATTATCGTACTGGGGCTTTCTGGGTCGCCACTCATGACATCCTTTGTCCTGATGGCTCAGAGAATTGGTTCCATATTATTCTCTATCCCAATCGGCACTTGGATAGAGAAAAGGAACCCAGTCTTGGTTTCTTCCTTCTGTAATTGTGTATATGCCGTATTATTATTTCTGTTAGCGTATCTAATAGTAATCGACGTATCAGACCTTTTTGTTATTGGTTCCATATTATTTCTGATGGGCTTACTATCATTGGTTTCCAATATTACTCTTTCCGCAATGGTTCCCAAAATTGTTGGGAGACAGAGTCTATTAAGTGCGAACAATTTATTTGAAGCTGCCGATGCAATCGTAACCTTTTTTGGCCCCGCCTTAGGTGGAATCATACTGGCAAAATATGGTCCAAGTAGTACTTTAATTATTTGTGCTATTTTAGTACTGATTTCTTCGTTATGTATTTCCCTTGTAAAATATCGTACGATACGTGCGGAAACGAACGAACGCCCTAAGAAGGGAAACGAAAAACTGAAGAAATTCTTACAGGAATCCTATGAAGGAGTAAAATACCTGTACGCGAATGATTCTCAAATAGCATCGACGATCTCGGCTTTGGCTCTTGGGTTTTCGACCACTTTTATTGTCCTAACTGTTATTATTCATTCAGAATCCACACTTCGCTTTTCCGAGGAGTTTATTGGAATTCTATTGTCCTGTGCCGGTATAGGGAATATTATTGGCGTCCTTATCATGAAAAAATTTAAAAAGACCAACTGGTTACATTTCCTTAGCACATTGATGATTGTATCGTCATTAGGTATTTTATTGCTGACGTCCCATTCATTTATCGCCATGTGTGTAGGGATGATCATCTTTGATGGTGCATTGTCAATGGCCTTTGTTGTTCAGATTACTGTGCAACAGGGAATTACCCCAGACCATCTGATCGCCAGAGTTCGAAGTGCCATATATGTACTTGGCGGAATTGTAACCATGCTGGCAACCTTATTATCTGGTTTGATTTCTGAATGGAACTCTACAGGAGCACTAGTATTTGGATTATTGGTATTACTGGTTAACGGTTTATTCATTGTTAAGTATAAAAGACAAGGTGTGGCAATGGACAGAATCAGTCCGATTTATGCTTCAAAGGTGCCTATGAAGAAATGA
- a CDS encoding IucA/IucC family C-terminal-domain containing protein, with protein sequence MITEEQRLDLERFALHVNKETTPLLLLDDLLKESGIERILELTTELSGAPTEAVAASVYMRRHGFFMAGLFLSISKHQVMWDRGVDEIGLFLKDSLIHYAIPETAGRRVINREEALRSVLDQWGHPFVEALSKRAKISKWILWENVWGYVIWMYANLDSPHKEADLNLLLQDHSWKPAMRRSPFHRYLQGESVKEASQHYKRTTCCLYKELPGTDMCPYCPLRTKS encoded by the coding sequence GTGATAACCGAGGAACAGCGGCTGGACTTGGAACGCTTCGCCCTCCATGTAAACAAGGAAACGACTCCGTTGCTCCTGTTGGACGATTTGCTGAAGGAATCAGGCATCGAACGGATACTGGAGCTGACGACGGAACTGTCGGGCGCACCGACAGAAGCTGTCGCTGCCTCCGTTTACATGAGACGGCATGGCTTTTTCATGGCAGGCCTGTTTTTATCGATCAGCAAGCATCAAGTCATGTGGGATAGAGGCGTTGACGAAATCGGGCTATTCCTAAAAGATAGCCTCATTCACTATGCCATCCCTGAAACAGCTGGTCGTCGTGTTATCAATCGGGAGGAAGCCTTGCGATCCGTCCTCGACCAATGGGGCCATCCATTCGTTGAAGCATTGAGCAAACGGGCTAAGATTTCCAAATGGATTTTGTGGGAAAATGTTTGGGGCTATGTCATCTGGATGTATGCCAATCTGGACTCTCCTCATAAAGAAGCGGATCTGAATCTGCTGCTGCAAGATCACAGTTGGAAGCCTGCGATGCGCCGCTCCCCTTTTCATCGTTACTTGCAAGGGGAATCGGTAAAGGAAGCTTCTCAGCATTACAAACGGACAACTTGCTGTCTTTATAAGGAATTGCCTGGCACGGATATGTGTCCGTATTGTCCTCTTAGAACCAAGTCGTGA
- a CDS encoding NUDIX domain-containing protein encodes MSIRNSAKAIIVKDGKLLALKMHENGETYYILPGGGQEHGETLHQALERECLEEIGAEVEIGELIFVREYIGKNHELAAYHSHAHQIEFMFLCKVNQGTFSEGTHLDKGQIGTAWLPIQELMEYNLFPRALRTHIIAFCNNGKSPVYIGDIN; translated from the coding sequence ATGAGTATTAGAAATTCAGCAAAGGCGATCATCGTAAAGGATGGGAAGCTGCTAGCCCTAAAAATGCACGAGAACGGTGAAACTTATTACATTCTGCCAGGTGGTGGACAAGAACATGGGGAAACACTTCATCAAGCATTGGAAAGGGAATGCCTAGAAGAAATTGGGGCAGAAGTGGAAATTGGAGAGCTGATTTTTGTCAGGGAATACATCGGCAAAAACCATGAACTGGCCGCTTACCACTCTCATGCCCATCAGATTGAATTTATGTTTCTATGTAAGGTGAATCAAGGTACATTCTCGGAGGGGACCCACTTAGATAAAGGGCAGATCGGTACTGCGTGGTTGCCAATCCAAGAGTTGATGGAGTATAACTTATTCCCTCGGGCTCTGCGTACTCATATTATTGCATTCTGCAATAATGGTAAGTCTCCTGTTTACATAGGGGATATAAATTAA
- a CDS encoding iron ABC transporter permease: MNTNNKGTRSLIVAIVGLFLLLVLSFIHLTQGQADYTVAQLLEEVWFEGRVQDIVMSLRLPRLVIGIIAGGALAVAGTLLQTLTKNPLASASTLGINAGAYFFVVLSMIFFPSVLGQFPFFVALAGAILSSALVVLLAGKQMEPVRVALTGMIISLLFSSITGSLQLLFENQTNGLFLWGAGTLVQLNWDGVSFATPMIAVLFIGAIFLAKPMDVLSLGEDTASSLGQNVRVVKVAAWAVAILLAATTVSVIGPIGFVGLMAPHIVRMLGIRGHLQIILHSFLWGSVILVGADVLGRMIEPGQEVPVGAMTALIGGPWLLYLAWKTAKTHSKGDRQMGGAVKPKKLPVVVPVVLALIVLVVVVALSYNGSAWSMEWSKPVIWNFRVPRVLTAFVIGVLLAIAGVLLQGVLRNPLADASVLGVTSMGGAGAMLLLVMIPTIPAEYMPLGAVVGSAIALGIIVGTSWKNNFQPMLVALMGIAISAFGSAATQVFVVKAKLAVAAALVWLSGSTYAKGWDDLQLAIIFFIVLIGPAVYLTRSLDALSFGDDIAAGHGTSVKAVRVWALIIGVAISTGAVAIVGTIGFIGLVAPHIARRLVGFRHLPLLIVSGLIGGLLLITADFVGRIVIAPKDIPSGLIVALIGTPYLLYLLRKLK; this comes from the coding sequence ATGAACACCAACAATAAAGGGACAAGGTCGCTGATAGTCGCTATCGTCGGCCTTTTCCTGTTACTTGTTCTTTCATTTATCCATTTAACACAGGGCCAGGCGGACTACACAGTCGCCCAGCTGCTTGAAGAAGTGTGGTTTGAGGGTAGGGTGCAGGACATTGTCATGTCTCTTCGATTGCCGCGACTTGTAATCGGAATCATTGCAGGGGGTGCCTTAGCGGTTGCAGGGACGTTATTGCAGACATTGACAAAGAACCCGCTGGCATCAGCGAGCACGCTCGGTATTAATGCCGGAGCATACTTTTTTGTCGTGCTTTCCATGATCTTTTTCCCGTCTGTCCTAGGGCAGTTTCCGTTTTTTGTTGCACTTGCTGGCGCAATCCTTTCCTCGGCACTTGTCGTGTTACTGGCAGGCAAACAGATGGAGCCGGTTCGTGTGGCCCTGACTGGGATGATCATTTCGTTGCTGTTCTCATCCATTACTGGGTCACTCCAACTTCTCTTTGAAAATCAGACGAACGGACTGTTTCTCTGGGGAGCGGGAACCTTGGTCCAATTGAACTGGGATGGGGTCTCGTTTGCAACTCCGATGATTGCCGTTTTATTCATTGGCGCGATTTTTTTAGCCAAACCGATGGACGTCCTTTCGTTAGGAGAAGATACAGCCTCCTCACTTGGACAAAACGTCCGCGTCGTCAAAGTAGCTGCATGGGCTGTTGCGATACTGCTAGCGGCAACCACTGTTAGTGTCATCGGACCGATTGGTTTTGTCGGCTTGATGGCCCCGCATATTGTTCGGATGCTCGGGATTCGAGGGCATCTGCAAATCATCCTCCATTCGTTCTTGTGGGGAAGCGTCATTCTTGTCGGTGCTGATGTACTCGGGCGAATGATTGAACCTGGACAGGAAGTTCCAGTCGGTGCGATGACTGCATTGATAGGCGGTCCATGGCTCTTGTATCTGGCATGGAAAACAGCTAAGACCCACTCGAAAGGCGACCGGCAAATGGGTGGTGCCGTAAAGCCAAAAAAACTGCCCGTTGTCGTACCGGTTGTCCTCGCACTGATTGTCCTTGTTGTAGTCGTCGCCTTATCGTATAACGGTTCCGCATGGTCAATGGAATGGTCCAAGCCGGTCATTTGGAATTTCCGAGTACCGCGTGTTTTGACTGCTTTTGTCATCGGCGTATTATTGGCCATTGCAGGTGTTTTATTGCAAGGCGTCCTGCGGAATCCGCTCGCAGATGCGAGTGTGCTTGGCGTTACCTCGATGGGTGGCGCGGGCGCTATGCTCCTGTTGGTTATGATTCCGACCATCCCGGCTGAATACATGCCGCTTGGAGCGGTAGTTGGATCGGCGATTGCGCTAGGCATCATTGTCGGAACGTCTTGGAAAAATAACTTCCAGCCCATGCTCGTCGCCTTAATGGGAATTGCGATCTCAGCATTCGGATCCGCAGCAACCCAAGTGTTCGTCGTGAAAGCAAAGCTGGCGGTAGCCGCAGCACTCGTCTGGTTATCCGGCAGCACATACGCGAAAGGATGGGACGATCTCCAATTGGCGATCATTTTCTTTATTGTCTTGATCGGTCCTGCCGTCTATTTGACGAGAAGCCTGGATGCCTTGTCGTTTGGCGACGATATCGCAGCCGGTCACGGAACGTCGGTCAAGGCGGTGCGTGTTTGGGCATTGATCATCGGAGTCGCCATTAGCACGGGAGCCGTTGCCATTGTCGGAACGATCGGCTTCATCGGCCTCGTTGCTCCGCACATCGCCCGCCGTCTCGTTGGGTTCCGTCACTTGCCGTTACTGATCGTTTCCGGTTTGATTGGCGGTCTGCTGTTGATTACAGCAGATTTTGTTGGGCGGATTGTCATTGCGCCGAAGGATATTCCAAGTGGGCTGATTGTTGCTTTGATTGGTACGCCGTATTTGTTGTATTTGTTGAGGAAGTTGAAGTGA
- a CDS encoding iron chelate uptake ABC transporter family permease subunit — MDIRPRRTAIARRLVGFRHLPLLIVSGLLGGHLLITADFVGRIIIAPKDIPSGLIVTTYLLYLLRK; from the coding sequence ATGGACATTCGGCCTCGTCGCACCGCAATCGCCCGCCGGCTCGTCGGGTTCCGTCACTTGCCGTTATTGATCGTTTCCGGTCTACTTGGCGGCCACCTGCTGATTACAGCCGATTTTGTTGGGCGGATCATCATTGCACCGAAGGATATTCCGAGTGGGCTGATTGTTACGACTTATTTGTTGTATTTGTTGAGGAAATAG
- a CDS encoding GNAT family N-acetyltransferase, whose translation MEIRKLNEGEKPPMELLLLADPSREIVEEYINRGVCFIAEIEQQTIGVYVLLPTRPDTVELVNVAVDKDQHGRGIGKRLVLDAIRVAKTTGYKTIEIGTGNSSVGQLALYQKCGFRIIGVDINFFIRHYSEKIFENGIQCRDMIRLSQDL comes from the coding sequence ATGGAAATTAGGAAACTTAACGAAGGTGAAAAGCCTCCAATGGAATTATTGTTATTGGCAGACCCTTCAAGAGAAATTGTTGAAGAGTATATCAATAGGGGTGTATGTTTTATAGCTGAAATTGAACAGCAGACTATTGGAGTCTATGTACTACTTCCAACAAGACCTGATACAGTGGAACTTGTGAATGTTGCTGTCGATAAAGATCAGCATGGTAGAGGTATAGGCAAAAGGTTGGTGTTGGATGCAATAAGGGTAGCTAAGACAACAGGCTACAAAACAATTGAGATTGGAACTGGAAATTCAAGCGTAGGACAGCTGGCTCTTTATCAAAAGTGCGGATTTAGAATAATTGGTGTGGATATAAACTTTTTCATTAGGCATTATTCTGAGAAAATCTTTGAAAACGGTATTCAATGCAGAGATATGATTCGTTTATCTCAAGATTTATAG
- a CDS encoding multidrug effflux MFS transporter, whose protein sequence is MKKNIGNKTPSLLLLVVLVGFPQISETIFSPSLPSIAEAFRTSMSDAQLTMSVYFIAFAFGVFFFGRLSDKIGRRKAMLYGLFLYFVGNVLCLVANGMVVLLVARFIQAFGASVGSVVTQTILRDSFSGVERHKLFAQISAALAFTPAIGPLIGGFTDYYFGYKVVFLVLVAMNVIVFCYAFLRLPETALTTNEMKPILPIVMRMITNARLWRYGVLIGGINGVLFSYYTEAPFIFTQYFTLTSAMYGFLGIFVALASIAGAMLSKRLVSHTKPEKIIVRGLAIMLIGTLLATSVHFLQISLQMPTMIVSVFIILFGTGTALPNCLSLALIDFQDVIGSAGAIFSLGYYLLVSATIYGMSVFHNGTVLAMPLYFLTIGIVMLLISLSLLYKKDAMF, encoded by the coding sequence TTGAAGAAAAACATCGGAAACAAAACACCTAGCTTATTATTACTGGTTGTATTAGTAGGCTTCCCACAAATTAGTGAAACTATTTTTAGCCCATCATTACCTTCTATCGCAGAAGCGTTTCGAACTTCTATGAGTGATGCACAGCTTACGATGAGTGTGTACTTTATCGCTTTTGCCTTCGGAGTATTTTTCTTTGGACGTTTATCCGATAAAATCGGTCGTCGCAAGGCAATGCTTTATGGGCTGTTTTTATATTTTGTTGGTAACGTACTTTGTTTAGTAGCAAATGGAATGGTGGTTTTATTAGTCGCACGCTTTATTCAAGCGTTTGGTGCAAGTGTTGGCTCTGTCGTAACACAAACGATTTTACGCGATAGCTTTTCTGGTGTTGAGCGTCATAAATTGTTTGCTCAAATTTCAGCTGCCCTTGCCTTCACACCTGCTATTGGCCCGTTAATCGGTGGCTTTACCGATTATTATTTTGGCTATAAAGTCGTATTTTTAGTGTTAGTTGCTATGAACGTTATTGTATTTTGCTATGCGTTTTTACGCTTACCTGAAACAGCGCTTACTACAAACGAAATGAAGCCTATACTACCAATAGTGATGCGCATGATTACAAATGCGCGTCTATGGCGCTACGGCGTGTTAATTGGCGGTATTAACGGTGTATTATTTAGCTATTATACCGAAGCACCATTTATTTTTACGCAATACTTTACACTAACAAGTGCGATGTATGGTTTTTTAGGCATTTTCGTTGCGCTCGCTTCTATCGCAGGTGCGATGCTATCTAAACGACTCGTTAGCCACACAAAACCTGAGAAGATTATCGTTCGTGGGTTAGCCATTATGCTCATCGGTACATTGCTCGCTACATCGGTACATTTTTTACAGATTTCATTACAAATGCCAACCATGATTGTTAGTGTGTTCATTATTTTATTTGGTACAGGTACCGCTTTACCAAACTGTTTAAGCTTAGCGCTCATTGACTTTCAAGACGTCATTGGTTCTGCGGGTGCGATATTTAGCTTAGGTTATTATTTACTCGTCAGCGCTACAATCTATGGTATGAGCGTTTTCCATAACGGAACAGTCCTTGCGATGCCACTATATTTTTTAACAATAGGGATTGTTATGCTCTTAATAAGCTTATCGTTACTTTATAAAAAGGATGCGATGTTTTGA
- a CDS encoding ABC transporter ATP-binding protein produces MQPVIRTDGLKIGYEDRILFEDLHLSLPRGEISVFVGSNGCGKSTLLRSIARLLKPSEGGILLEGKDIHSMSARSVAKKMGILPQGPVSPEGLTVHDLVKQGRYPHHSWLTRWTKEDTEKTEAAMEATKISDLRDRAIDSLSGGQRQRAWIAMTLAQDTDVILLDEPTTYLDMTHQIEILDLLFELNEQKNRTIVMVLHDLNLASRYAHNIVAIKGGAVYAQGKPEDIINCDVVRNVFGMECQVTTDPLFGTPFCVPYGRGRCIIQQIKAETGA; encoded by the coding sequence ATGCAACCTGTAATTAGGACGGACGGTTTGAAAATCGGCTATGAGGATCGAATTCTTTTCGAGGATTTACACCTTTCTTTGCCCCGTGGAGAGATCTCTGTGTTTGTCGGAAGCAACGGATGTGGAAAATCGACGTTATTGCGATCGATCGCCCGTCTATTGAAACCTTCTGAAGGCGGCATACTCCTGGAGGGAAAGGATATCCACTCCATGTCAGCACGAAGCGTGGCAAAGAAGATGGGCATCCTGCCCCAAGGTCCTGTCTCTCCGGAAGGCTTGACCGTTCATGACCTTGTAAAGCAAGGGCGCTATCCGCATCATTCCTGGCTCACCCGCTGGACGAAGGAAGACACCGAAAAGACCGAAGCTGCAATGGAAGCGACGAAGATCAGCGACTTGCGTGACAGAGCCATCGATTCATTGTCAGGCGGCCAACGACAACGTGCGTGGATTGCGATGACGCTTGCGCAGGACACGGATGTCATATTGCTGGATGAACCTACGACCTATTTGGATATGACCCATCAAATTGAAATATTGGATTTGCTGTTTGAATTGAATGAGCAAAAAAATAGAACGATCGTAATGGTATTGCATGATCTAAATCTCGCCTCTCGCTATGCCCATAATATCGTTGCCATCAAGGGCGGCGCTGTTTACGCACAGGGCAAACCCGAAGATATCATTAACTGCGATGTGGTGCGCAACGTTTTCGGGATGGAATGCCAGGTGACGACGGATCCATTGTTTGGAACACCATTTTGCGTGCCATATGGCCGAGGCCGTTGCATTATCCAGCAAATAAAGGCAGAGACAGGCGCGTGA